GACGCCAGTCGGATGCAAGCATTAGACGTTAAAGGCTAGAGACCGAATCACCTATGTCATTGAGACCCTCACCTTAAATCGTATAGTCTGCATGGCCGAAGGCCAAATGCTGTAACCAACTGTGACAGTTCATCGATCCAACAAGACTCAGATCTCCTTAGCGAAGCAACGATAACAAGAACGATAGTACCTCTCAAATAGCCACTACATCATCGCCTGTATCTCAGACATAGCAGAAGATACTCTATCATATCAGACGGGAAGGGCTTGCACGCTGTAAAACAAAATATTATTATCAGATCCATTATCACTACTACATAGAGGGGTGTTTTAGGACAATTTTTGAGGAAATTGTCTCAACTTGAGACAAAAAAAATGTTTAGTATCGTCTTAAATATCGTCTTTAATCGAGTGTCTTAAATTATTGTCTTTAAAAATTGTCTCTATAAAGACAATTTAAAACAAAAGTTTTTTTGTCTTTGTAGAGACAATTCACTTaagttgggatttaaagacatataGTCTCTCTAGAGACAATAGTTGGGCTTAAAACAATAGTTGGGCTTAAAATCATAGTCTCTGTTTATAACAAAAGTTTTTTTGTCTTTGTAGAGACAATTCACTTaagttgggatttaaagacatataGTCTCTCTAGAGACAATAGTTGGGCTTAAAACAATAGTTGGGCTTAAAATCATAGTCTCTCAAGAGACGATATGTCTTTAGATCTCAACTATTGTCTCTCTAGAGACAATATTAAAAAaggtattaaaaaaataaacaatagaATTGTCAAAAGTTTATGACAGTCCAAAGAGCTCAAAAAAAGAAAAACCAGTGAATAATGACAAGTGACAAGACAGAGCAGTCATGAACTTAAAACATCCATTTGTAGTCTCTGAATAACTCATAGCAACCTTAAGTTGTGTGATAGTCCTAATGGTGATAAACATAGCATGAAAGATTACCATGAGCcaagaagatagaaatagagagccAGAACTGTTAAAGTACAAAGCCCATCATGAATCATAACAAAGGCATAACTAGTCATTAAAAATACTATTGCATACACATTCAAAAAAACCTaatagaaaatatgaatatcaCAGAATAGTAGAATCACATTCAACAAACATGACAAAATCTtaacaatatatttaaaaatatctttCAAACAAAAGTATTAATATTCTTATTTACTTAAAAAGAGAAATTACAGTCTTTAGACAGCAAATTTTTAATAGCAAATTTCTCAAGAAGAAATACTACGAAATAAGATCAACCATTCTCAATTCTGTAAAGTGAAAAACAAGGCAACTTACCATGGCTACAGTCCACGCAGTAAATAAGCATCTACAAGCCAACCAAAGCACACCAACCTTCAAAATAAAGGACTGCTGCATTGTTGTCCACGCTGTTTTTGGATAAACAGCTCTCGGTTTCAACCTCATTTCTaagttttatttaaatttataacaGAAACTGCTGCAAGGAAACCGATCTTCTCAAAACCCCTCATTTTGCTACCATTTTCATAATCACATCATATGCAACAGCTCTTGTGACAAGATCCATAACCTGAATCACTGACCACAAGACGCATTCACATTGGTAACAATCTAACATATCCATGTTTCCAAAAGGCAACATCTGTAGCTTGAAGTATACAATGGAGTTCATCATTACACTGTTTTGAGAAAAAAGTCTCAGCTCCTTACCATTCTAGGCCAAATTTTCTCTACCATGTACCAAGCGTCCCTCGCTAAAATGACTCACATTTGCCAAACTATTGGTCACACGTTCAGTTATATGCTTAAACCCACAACCTAATCCTACCTGAAGTCGCTAAATCAATTGTAGTCAGTGCAGCATTTAAGTCGTAAAATCATTTGTACCCATAGCTGCATTGTGAATTGAATAAGGGAAATCTTATAAAACCCAGTTTAAGCAGGCCTACATTGAATTTTTTGCTCAACAATATAGTTCAACCCTGCTGCACCACAACAAATCATATAATAATAGTTACTCACAGATTTGACAGTCACAGAATTGATAATTGTTCTGTTTTTATCATAGATTAATCTCTGTTATCACGGCTTATGTACAGAAAGTTATAATTTATCAATGTGTGTCCTTGCCTTCTGAGTGTGTGGTATCTCATTAGTGGTTATGTCAATATGCATTATGAACTTCAAACCGATTGAACACTGTATATTGATCgtgttgcatttttttttatatcaTGTGAAAGTCTTCTCCACAAAAGCTTCTTTGATTGTGCTAATATAAGGAAAATGAAAtggcatttttaatttttttttgaatttgttgCAACTCTTCTTCGTGGAAATTATTTACTTAGTCACATAAAAAAAACCATACATTTATGGTTGCCTATAATACAGATTGGTTGTAGAAACTTAGGACAGTCCCAATATGAAAGGGCAGTCCTGAAGCAAAAGACAATGCAAAAAAATGTAACATTCATGAAGGGCTTAAGAAAGATACATGTCAAACTCCTACACACAATGACAAAGTTTGTGACGGAAACATGAGAGATGACAGTGTTTCCTAGGCAATGAACCTCCAACGATTTCATGCAAACAGAAGAGAATAACAAAtctatgacatatatgacatgatGATAGGCTAATAAAGACATGGTTCTGATAAAGAACAGTCTTCATAAAGGAAGTGGCAGTGGAACAAGATAGAAATAATGGGAAATAACAGTAACATCATTCACTATCAAATAGTCCAAAACACAAGAAAAGACTAAAATAGTGAATAGGACATCTTCAAATACAGTCATTAAAGATGAAGAGCATAGATAGCAGGACTCTGACAGTTATGAGTAACAAACAGATTGACATATTTCAATTATTGTCCAAGCCATTGTGTAAGAACACAAATCTTAAACTAGAAGAATATACAACTTAGAGAAAATGATTCAGTATTGAAAGTATGAATTATTTAACATTCTGAACATTTTTTCATTTTCAGATCAATATTTTAGATCACATTCTATGATTTAATACAATGAAATCATTCCATGCTTCAAAATCATAAATTGGAAGATGAAAGAAGCGAAAGATATTTTAACAATAGAGCATCCTAAGATATACAAGCTGATTGTAGTGAAGGATGAAACACTTCATGTGGGTGCACAGTAGCCGATACTCATCCAAACAAGAGATGAATTATCTACTATTGTCTTCATCAAACCATGGCTAATTAGGTAGCACTTTGACCTAAATTGTATCATATGATTATCTTAACTCATGCATCAACTGATAATCTGAAATTCAGTCATTGATGTCATGGAGTTTCCCAGAGGTATAAGTTATAACTGTGTGATTTTGGGAATAAGAACAAAGCACTATCAACTTCTAAAAATAATGAAAGATAACTCAAAGGCCAATTTTCACAAGCAAAGAAGCGATAATTTTTTGagacaaaaaattaatttttgtagAGAATATGGAATGCAGTAACAGACTTACTTTCCTGATCAAAATTGATAATTATTTAAGAAACAGTCAACACCACATGTTCTTAAGGAAGAGCTTGAGAGTAAATAAATTCAAAAGTATTAATTAAACAACTATGATGATATATAAATTAGATTTACAATAGAAATGAAAATTGAACAATGATAGGAAGCAAATATGTCCTTTGTTCATTTGTTTCTATCCATCCTCTTGCTTTGTGTCCTCTTCTTACGAGGCACTTTTCTGATTGTGGGTGTGGATAGTTCATCACATTGAACACCCTCCTCAATATGGTTGTCTCCCACTTGTTGAAATTCAAGGATGGTTTCCTGCCGAGTTTCAGGAATGACAATCGAATCATTGTGTGCAACAAACAATTCATCATGATCCTCTAGCTCCTCTTCATGCTCACTACCTGATGAGTTTGATTGTTGGGCTTCCTATACACAAAACAATTTAACTTATTTAAATAACCTAATACCTCTAGTTAAATTATTGCATAAGTCATATGATATTATAAAGAACTTACCTTAGATTCATGACCATTCACTAAAATCTCCCCTCGATCTACCAAATGTTGTCATAAGCCTTGGGAACCATGTAATAAGGCATATTTTAGGTCGTCCTCTGAAGCTTCCTTTTGAAATTGGTGAACCTACATATACAGACATAACCAAATTTATAAGGTATGATTAATCATAAGATACAATTAACTGAGAAGTTTGACATGGCtttttttgaaatagaaaatataGTAGATGAAAATATTCACTTACCAAACCACCACGAATGCTATTGTACCCACCAGATCCTAATTTATGGGATCCAATACTTGACACCCTAGCTTGGGTTGCTTTTGTTGTATCTCAAAGGCGTCTTTTAGATCCTCCTTGTGTAGATGGCCTATAGTTTGGATTATTGTGGGATTTCCTCTTAAATTTGGCATCTTTCATAAGTTCATCCCATGTCACTTGGTCTGTAATCCAAGTTGGACGTGGATATCTCAAGTCTTTTGTCAGCTTCGACCTTAAATTGTCTCGTTTAGAGTGCATGTATTTCTGTGCAATATCAAGAATGATATCCTTATTAAAACCAGGATTTCCAAATGTTGTTATGACATCTTTAAAGAATTCCTCTTTCTTAGAATTGGATTGCTTCCTCCAAACCATTTGAATCGTATTTCCAAATAATTGTTCTGCACGACGAAAAATAAAGTGAAAGAATTTAAACCCCACTTCATCCTTCAAGACATTTCCTTCTGAGGTGAGCAAGATTGTAACTTCTTGCATTCCTTTTGTAGTCACTGAGGATATTGTTGTAGTCTTAGGGGTTGAGGTAGATTCTCCTATAGGTGCATCAATCACTTTGTCATTTATTTCCTGTATTTACAGTGACATTGTGAAATTGTCAAAAACCCAACCAAAATATGAAACTATTTCTAAGCAGCCAGTAGTATGAAGATGATCCAAGACAGTCTTGGATACATCACTGTTCAAGTTGCAACAGTCAACAAGAATGAAGGTAAGACAATAAAGAGAAAGATTGTTTGACAATATCCATAGTTCTgattttgtttgttttgattgGGATTGGAGCGCAAACATTCATAGTTCTGATTATGTTTGTTCCATCTTTGTGATTGATACCTAGGAAGAAGTATCTAGAGGATATTAATGCACATGTAATAGAGACAATTCATCTTAAGTTGTAGTGACCAAAGTATCTACAGTCCTACAAATGAAGAGGACAACCATTGAGTAAAGGCTAATGACCAATCATAATAAAGTTCTAATCATAGTGTTTAAAGAAAATAAAACACAATTAAAAATCATTGatcataaaattattaattttaccTGTTCATCTGAGGTAGGCCCTGCACTCTCCAACAATTCCCTTTCCCATAACTGAATTTGTACAATTATTTCTTGTCTGATTGGAAAATTTTCAAGAGTATCTGGCAGGAGCCTTAGCATTCTTGATTGTGAATCTATAAGACTCCTCAAGGAAACTTGTCTGGTTGTTGGTGGGAGAATTCTAACTGAACCCACATCAGGAACATTAGTGTTTGTTGGAGTAATCCTTGAAATATCCTATGAGGCACAAATATAAATATTAGGATGGTATAATAGGTGACAATAATGTAATCAAACCCACACAAACATATGATTGAATCTTACCTCTGGCATAACATTAGATGAATTGGAGGGCACAACTGGATCCTTCATGCCAACAAGATTCATGCTCGATGGAGTTACTTTTGAGATGGCCTGCATTCCACAAACACAAATTAGCATAATATAATAAGGAACATACGATAATTTAGCATATAAAAGACAAATTTCAGGCTTACCTAATGCACCATCATAGTAATTTATTGCCCTTGTCCATTTTTTAACATATCAATCAAAGCATTTAAGATCGGAGGATCCCCCATACCAGAATTGGTAGCATCCATGGCCACATTCTTAAAAAAacacaaaatgacataaaaataagaaaatattgattaGAGAACATATGCGTATAGCACCCATGGCCACTAGCAAAAGTTTTGTATActctaaaaaatttaaaaatatagaaaaagaCAATCATAATCACAGTCATAATCCATGGCAGAATGCTATGAGATCATATATGTAGATTTTGGGTGCTCTTCTATCCTTATCCATATTAAACGATCATAGAAAAACATAAATAGACCATATAAACAAAAGATATATGTAAAATATGGTCTACCAAGAAGGATTCTGCCTTAAGGCCTTGAAAATCATAAACCGCCCAATGGTTTGTTCAAGGAACTTCTAAAGAGAACAAAGAACAATGGGAATTACCTTCAAAAGATCCATGTCAAACATTGTCACCCTACAAGCATtctgaattgaaattttgaaaaacaaacaCACCTAACCAATGCTTTGAAATGTAAAAGCTAATGTCTTAGATTTAAAATGTATAGCTCCCCTGTTTACAAAGCAATATACACATTATGGAGGCATAAGTGCAGGACAAAGCTACAGTAGTCACAACCTTTGAATAATAAAAGTTAATGTGCATGGTAGTCATAGCTAGATATGAAAGAGGCAGAAATAATACAGCCTTATGAAGCATTAAAAAAAATCTTGTAAGAAAAGGTACCATCTCTCCTCCTGAAAAAATGAATGGTAACAAAAGAAAGCAAACTTTCAGAGTAGGGATAAGTGGAAAATAGTGATGTTGCAGCCATAAGGAAATATGACAGTCATAAAACCATAGTGGTTCTTATTAATAGCAATGTCAATTTAATGCTGAAAATTTTTCAATATTAAAGTACAAGTAATTGTGACTTTTTGATCATGAATACTTGATAATTGAATTAAATGTAATCCTtagactaaaaattaaaaaatcatgtgATATTACATCAATGTATCAATAAAAGATGATTTAATGTACAATTATAAGTCTAACATTTTTGGGGTCACTTTGAACTCCTCAACAAAAAGCATGACTTTTTCAACTCGCCGTGTTGTAGTTGGTTATCACGTCAGTCTAACACACTGAAGGTCTCCAGTTCAAGTTTGGGTGGCGGCATCTTGTATATTTTAATCTCTACAACATTAATTATCATTTTAGCAGACCATAATCATGACTTTTTCAACTTGTCTCTCAAAAAATCAGAGGCCTTATTTTCCAAGGTGCCAAGTATTTAAAGTAGCACGTGCAAAATCTGCAGAGATGAAAAACAAGTCAAATCCAATCACTTACTAACATCACAATCTACTCACACGTATGCCTCATTTTCATTTGTTTTTCAGTTAAAAAAATCCGTGCTTATCTTTCATTGATATGTTTCTCTCATTGGATTGTTTTTTATTCTCTTCTTGGGGTGAATTGATTCGTCATTTTTAATTTCTGACCTTGCTTGACATCGAGGTAGGAAATGGTGGAATTTTGTTGGATCTAACAATTCAGTAATAAATGAGCGAAATTTTAAAATCAAGAACATCTACAAAATGGTTGATGGGAAATTCAGTTTGGTATAATTCGTAGTAGTGGCTCATATTTAATTAGTAaagaatttatcaaataaattaccaTAAAAATTAAGAGTGTTACTCC
This genomic stretch from Cryptomeria japonica chromosome 8, Sugi_1.0, whole genome shotgun sequence harbors:
- the LOC131027609 gene encoding uncharacterized protein LOC131027609 isoform X2; translated protein: MIGTIWIKAISKVTPSSMNLVGMKDPVVPSNSSNVMPEDISRITPTNTNVPDVGSVRILPPTTRQVSLRSLIDSQSRMLRLLPDTLENFPIRQEIIVQIQLWERELLESAGPTSDEQEINDKVIDAPIGESTSTPKTTTISSVTTKGMQEVTILLTSEGNVLKDEVGFKFFHFIFRRAEQLFGNTIQMVWRKQSNSKKEEFFKDVITTFGNPGFNKDIILDIAQKYMHSKRDNLRSKLTKDLRYPRPTWITDQVTWDELMKDAKFKRKSHNNPNYRPSTQGGSKRRL
- the LOC131027609 gene encoding uncharacterized protein LOC131027609 isoform X4, whose product is MNLVGMKDPVVPSNSSNVMPEDISRITPTNTNVPDVGSVRILPPTTRQVSLRSLIDSQSRMLRLLPDTLENFPIRQEIIVQIQLWERELLESAGPTSDEQEINDKVIDAPIGESTSTPKTTTISSVTTKGMQEVTILLTSEGNVLKDEVGFKFFHFIFRRAEQLFGNTIQMVWRKQSNSKKEEFFKDVITTFGNPGFNKDIILDIAQKYMHSKRDNLRSKLTKDLRYPRPTWITDQVTWDELMKDAKFKRKSHNNPNYRPSTQGGSKRRL
- the LOC131027609 gene encoding uncharacterized protein LOC131027609 isoform X3; this encodes MADQAISKVTPSSMNLVGMKDPVVPSNSSNVMPEDISRITPTNTNVPDVGSVRILPPTTRQVSLRSLIDSQSRMLRLLPDTLENFPIRQEIIVQIQLWERELLESAGPTSDEQEINDKVIDAPIGESTSTPKTTTISSVTTKGMQEVTILLTSEGNVLKDEVGFKFFHFIFRRAEQLFGNTIQMVWRKQSNSKKEEFFKDVITTFGNPGFNKDIILDIAQKYMHSKRDNLRSKLTKDLRYPRPTWITDQVTWDELMKDAKFKRKSHNNPNYRPSTQGGSKRRL